The proteins below come from a single Pedobacter aquae genomic window:
- a CDS encoding rhamnogalacturonan acetylesterase: MKMKKFAFLLASFFAILIAFKPQDKPTIYLIGDSTVRNNDKAQWGWGSLLPTFFDSTKVTIKNHAMAGRSTRTFVKEQRWEKVVNSLQPGDYVLMQFGHNDGSKPDTSKAGYRGVLRGTGEETVNLTWKDGTVETVYTHGYYLRKFIKESKAKGAIPIVLSMIPRNQWANGKVKRVDKDFGLWAKTVAQEEDVTFIDLNAITADKYDALGPDKVKDFFAGDHTHTNKEGARINAQSIVEGIKASSEKRLKKFLIKS, encoded by the coding sequence ATGAAGATGAAAAAGTTTGCTTTTTTATTAGCCAGTTTTTTTGCCATTTTAATTGCTTTTAAACCTCAAGATAAGCCAACCATTTATTTAATTGGCGATTCTACCGTAAGAAATAATGATAAAGCCCAGTGGGGTTGGGGTAGTCTTTTACCAACTTTTTTTGATTCTACCAAAGTAACTATTAAAAACCACGCTATGGCAGGCAGAAGCACCCGTACTTTTGTTAAAGAACAACGTTGGGAGAAAGTTGTAAATAGTTTACAGCCAGGAGATTATGTTTTAATGCAATTTGGACATAATGATGGTAGTAAACCCGATACTTCTAAAGCAGGTTATCGTGGTGTTTTACGTGGCACTGGCGAAGAAACTGTTAACCTTACCTGGAAAGACGGAACTGTAGAAACTGTTTATACGCATGGTTATTACCTCAGAAAGTTCATCAAAGAAAGTAAAGCTAAAGGTGCTATTCCTATTGTTTTATCTATGATACCACGTAACCAATGGGCTAATGGAAAAGTGAAACGTGTAGATAAGGATTTTGGTTTATGGGCAAAAACAGTAGCACAAGAAGAAGATGTTACTTTTATTGATTTAAATGCTATAACGGCTGATAAGTATGACGCCTTAGGACCAGATAAAGTGAAAGATTTTTTTGCAGGCGACCATACCCATACCAATAAAGAAGGCGCAAGAATTAATGCGCAATCTATTGTAGAAGGTATTAAAGCATCATCAGAAAAGAGATTAAAAAAGTTCTTAATCAAATCATAA